DNA sequence from the Tissierella sp. MB52-C2 genome:
TAGATAGAATTACAATTCTATCTTGACTCAACTCAACAATCATACTTCTAAAGCGAATTCTTTCTTCTGGATCTAATCCTGCAGTTGGTTCATCAACTATTAGTATTTTAGGATTCTTAATTAAAGAAGCAGCAATACCAAGTCTTCGTCTCATTCCTCCAGAAAACCCTCCAATTTTTCTATCCTTATCACTATATAGATTTACTTTTTTCAGCAGGCTATTTACAACGGTATCTTTATTATTAATCTTATTAAGATTTCCAATATAGTTTAAAAATTCTATAGCTTTTAGTTCAGGATAAACTTCAAAATCTTGTGGTAAAAAACCTATTATTTTTCTTATTTCCAATTTGTCTTTAATCGTATCGAATCCATTGACAGAAATACTTCCTTTACTTTGTTCTTCTAATGTTGTCATCAATCTCATCATAGTTGTCTTACCAGCACCATTAGGTCCTATTAAACCAAACATTCCATTATTGATTTCAAGAGAAACATTTTTAAGGGCAGTATGTTTCCCAAACTTCTTAGATACATTTTTTAATACTATTTTGTTATTGTTCAATATTAAATACCTCCTTTTATAATTTAAAGATTGCATATATATGTTAACGTAATTGGTATTCTGATTGAACCGCAGAAAATGTAATAAATGGTATGGATTTTGTAATATTTGGAGTGTGAGTATATATTTGACAAAAAAGTAATAAACCTGTGTTATAATGATTCTGGAGGTGATTTATTTGCTTCATATTTGCATATGTGATGATGAAAAAGTACAAAGAAACAATTTAAAAGTTATTATAAGTACTCAACTTGAGCTTAAGGGTATAGATTTTCATATTATGGAATGTGAAGATGGTGAGTCATTAATAGAATCACTTAATAAGAATAAGAATTGCTTTGATATTATCTTTTTAGATATAGAAATGAATGGAATAAATGGTATTGAGACTGCAAAACAAATTAGAGATATAAATGATATCGCAGTGATTATTTTTGTGACTGGGTTTGCCGATTACGTATTTAATGGATATGAAGTGAGAGCTCTTAATTATGTACTTAAACCATATAAGGAAGAAAAAATATTAGACATTTTGAGCCAAGCTTTAAAGCAAATCGATAGTATTCAAAATAAGTTTTTAATGATTCAGTTAAATAGAAATATATATAGGATTTATTTCCATGATATTATTTATTTCATAAGTGATAAACGTAAATTAATAGTTGTAACAGATGAAAATACCTATGAATTTTATGGAAAGCTAGATGATATTGAGAAGGAAGTTCCCAGTTTCTTTATAAGGATACATCAACGTTACTTAGTAAACTTAAACTTTGTATCATGTGTTGAAGATAATGAGCTTGAGATTAAGGGACAAAAGCTTCCAATAAGTAGGAGCAAATATCAAGATCTAATGATAGCCTTTGCTAAAACTATGCTTAGATAAGGGGAATATATTATGAATTTACTATTTTCATATTGTTATTATATTTCATTGATCTTTGTAATTGTTTTAACGGGAATAAGCTTTTATAAAGTCAATGAATGTTTTGTTGACATAAAAGAAAATATAGTATTCAGATTAATTGCATTTACAGGATTATCTTTTATAGTAACAATTGTTATATTTGTTAATGATATTGTAAATGTAGTATATGCATTAATTGGATATATAGGTGTTATGATAATATGCTATGAAGGAAGCACTATTAAAAAGATATCTGTTGTTATGGTACTTTATCCAATGGTAGTTTCAATTAATCTTTTAGGTAATAACTATGATTCAATTTTGAGTAGAGCTTTAAGTTACAAAACATATATTATAATATGGTATTTTGCATTAGCTTTACTCTGGTTTGGAATTTATAAGGTTATAAAAGATAAAATTTCATATGCTAAACAATATATTAATGATAAAACCTGGATACTCATAGACATAATATGTATTACACCTCTAATTTCCATAGTATCAACAACTATTTTTACAGGTTTTGATGAAGCATATAAAGCATATCTAATAGCGTTGGTATGTATTATATCAAATGTTGGAATTATATTTCTTATACAATATATAATCGAAGGTGTTAAGGTTAGACTAGATAATCAAAATTATAAATTGCAATATGACTACTATAAATCATTAGAGGAAAAGCAATTTGAAACAAGGAAAATATACCATGATATGAATAATCATCTACAAATTATTGGATCATATATTGATAATAATGATATAGAGAAAGCAAAACTATATTTTGAAAGCTTAGTTGAAAAATCTATTTCTTATGGAAATAAAGTATTTTGTAAGAATAGTATAATTAATGCAGTTTTAAATAATAAATATGATTTGATAGTTCAAAATGAAATAGATTGTAATATAAATATTGCAATTGATGAAAAAATTACAATAGATGATATGGATTTATGTTCAATATTTGCTAATACACTTGATAATGCAATAGAGGCTTCATTGAGAATAAAAGAAGTATCACAACGTAAAATCATTGTAAAGGGTCGAGTAGATAAAGGATACTTTAGTTATTCTGTCATCAACAATAAAGTAGGAGATATTTTAACCCACAAAGGAACTATTGTATCGACCAAAGAGGATAGGAAATATCATGGATTTGGGCTGCAAAACATAAAAGATATTGTAAATAAGTATAGGGGGGTATTTGATATTAGCTATACTGGTACAGAGTTTTCAATAGTGGTGATTATAAAAGTAAAATAGATACTATATCTAAAATTATATAAAAATATATATGTCACATAGGATCATAAACTTATAACCATAAAGAGGAATCAAAATGAAAATATTGAAAACGGAAAAATTAACAAAATCCCATATATCATTGATTCTTTAAGTTTATGTATTTTAATATTAAAGTAGATAGATGTATATAATAAATACACATTTTCAATGCATAGTTGATTTCGAAAATAAGATATGGTATGATTTACGAAATAGTAAAAATACTTTTAGTGTTACAAAGAAAGGCATATTCTAAAGTTAACTATTTGGAGGAAGATATGAATAGAAGGAGTAAATTTAATTTAAATGATGAGATTAAAAATATAGTTCATGATGCACTAAATAATGGAGATTTTAAGAGGTTAAATCGAGATATTGAGAATGTTGTTAAAGGTGCACTTGATGAGGTTAGAAAGTCAATTAATTTGAAACCAGGAAATAATCATAACTGTGGAAATAAAACTTGGAATAGTCAAACTGATAAGGCTAATGATTATCAGAGTAGTTATGACAAGGAATCACAGACATTTAGGCAACAAAAACTGAAACATCAAAGAGATAACTTTAATGCTATGAATAATTACAATAATTCTTATAGACCTGGTAAAGTAGGTTTAAAACCAACTAAGTTCACTGTATCAGTTGGACATGTGTCAAATATATTGTTTACTGTATTTGGATCCATAGGAAGTATTCTATTTGGAGTACCAATACTTGGGTTGATATTAACATTTATGTTTAATGGAGATAGGGGATTGCTTAATGGTGCCATCGGAATTTTTCCATTATTTGCTTTAAGTGTAATCTTGTTTATGAATGGAGGAAGAATTCGTAAAAGGTTAAAAAGATTTCAAAGATATATAATACAGTTACGAGGACGCAATTATTGTTTAATTAATGAGCTTTCTTCAGCAACGGGATTAAGTAACAAAGCTGTAGTAAAAGATTTACGTAAAATGATTACCATAGGTATGTTTCCAGAGGGACATATAGATGATAAAAATACTTGTTTTATGTTAAATAACGAATGTTATGAACAATATCTTCAGCTGCAGAAAAATATAGAAATAAAGAATTTAGAAGAGCAGGAAAAACAACTATATGAAACAACAAACGAAAACTTGAAACAGGAAGAAGGCAGTAAAAAAGATGAATTAAAACCAGAGATTAGAAAAGCAATAGATGAAGGACGCAAATTTGTTGTAGAAATTAAAGATGCCAATATTGCAATTCCAGGGGAGGAAATCTCACAAAAACTAGATAGGTTAGAAGAGGTAACTGGAAGAATTTTTGATTATGTAGAAATTCATCCTGAAAAGTTTTCCGAAATAAAGAAATTTACAGAGTACTTTTTGCCAACAACATTAAAATTAGTAGATGCCTATAGGAAATTAGATTATCAGCCCATAGAGGGAGAAAATATTTCAAGTGCAAAGAAAGAAATAGAGGATACAATGGATACTATTAATCTTGCTTTTGAAAATTTATTGGATAGTTTGTTTGAAGATGTGGCAATGGATATATCCACGGATATATCTGTACTGCAAACCATGTTTGCACAAGAAGGACTAACAGAGAAAAATATGAAAGTTAGAAAATAAAACTATGGAGGATAAAAAATGAATAATGAGATTCCAACATTAACTTTTGAACCTTTTGATGATGATAGTTCTACTGAAGGAGGACTAAGTAAAGATATATTAATTAAAGAGGACGTACAAATTCAAAAACCAGTGCTTGATGAAAGTATGCTTTCTCCAGAGGAGAAAAAAATGGTAGATGATTTTGCAAATCAGATTGATTTAAATAAATCCAACCAAGTTTTACAATATGGAGTAGGAGCTCAAAAAAAGATAGCAGATTTCTCAGAGACTGCCTTAAATAATGTAAAAACCAAGGACTTAGGAGAAATTGGAGAGATGCTTTCTGGTGTTGTAACAGAATTAAAAAGCTTTGAGGTAGAAGAAGAGGAGAAGGGATTTTTAGGATTTTTTAAAAAGTCATCTAACAAACTTACGGCAATGAAAGCAAAATATGATAAAGCAGAAGTTAATATAAATAAAATCTGTGAAGCTTTAGAAAAAAATCAAATACAGTTGTTAAAAGATATAGCAATGCTTGACAAAATGTATGAACTTAATAAGGTATATTTTAAAGAGCTTTCCATGTATATTTTAGCAGGTAAAAAGAAACTTGCTAAAGTTCAAGCTGAGGAATTACCTGCTCTAATAGAGAAGTCAACTATCAGTGGTTCGCCAGAGGATGCACAGGCTGTTAATGATTTAACTGCTCTTTGTAACCGTTTTGAGAAGAAAATTCATGACTTAGAATTAACTAGAATGATTTCAATTCAAATGGCACCACAAATCCGTTTAGTTCAGGGAAATGATACTATAATGGCTGAAAAAATTCAATCAACCATTGTAAATACAATTCCACTATGGAAAAGTCAGATGGTTTTAGCTTTAGGAGTTACTCATTCATCTCAGGCTGCAAAGGCACAAAAAGAAGTTACAGATATGACCAATGAACTATTGAGAAAAAATGCAGAAACACTTAAAATGGCAACTATTGAAACAGCGAAAGAATCAGAAAGA
Encoded proteins:
- a CDS encoding ABC transporter ATP-binding protein, which encodes MNNNKIVLKNVSKKFGKHTALKNVSLEINNGMFGLIGPNGAGKTTMMRLMTTLEEQSKGSISVNGFDTIKDKLEIRKIIGFLPQDFEVYPELKAIEFLNYIGNLNKINNKDTVVNSLLKKVNLYSDKDRKIGGFSGGMRRRLGIAASLIKNPKILIVDEPTAGLDPEERIRFRSMIVELSQDRIVILSTHIVEDISASCEQIGLLVRGELGYVGRPYDFIDTVANKSWEIMIKDKSELVDIKEKYQIIAITQMKKETSIRVISESKPSINSVLVNPNLEDAYLYYMKDQ
- a CDS encoding LytTR family DNA-binding domain-containing protein; this encodes MLHICICDDEKVQRNNLKVIISTQLELKGIDFHIMECEDGESLIESLNKNKNCFDIIFLDIEMNGINGIETAKQIRDINDIAVIIFVTGFADYVFNGYEVRALNYVLKPYKEEKILDILSQALKQIDSIQNKFLMIQLNRNIYRIYFHDIIYFISDKRKLIVVTDENTYEFYGKLDDIEKEVPSFFIRIHQRYLVNLNFVSCVEDNELEIKGQKLPISRSKYQDLMIAFAKTMLR
- a CDS encoding 5-bromo-4-chloroindolyl phosphate hydrolysis family protein, which gives rise to MNRRSKFNLNDEIKNIVHDALNNGDFKRLNRDIENVVKGALDEVRKSINLKPGNNHNCGNKTWNSQTDKANDYQSSYDKESQTFRQQKLKHQRDNFNAMNNYNNSYRPGKVGLKPTKFTVSVGHVSNILFTVFGSIGSILFGVPILGLILTFMFNGDRGLLNGAIGIFPLFALSVILFMNGGRIRKRLKRFQRYIIQLRGRNYCLINELSSATGLSNKAVVKDLRKMITIGMFPEGHIDDKNTCFMLNNECYEQYLQLQKNIEIKNLEEQEKQLYETTNENLKQEEGSKKDELKPEIRKAIDEGRKFVVEIKDANIAIPGEEISQKLDRLEEVTGRIFDYVEIHPEKFSEIKKFTEYFLPTTLKLVDAYRKLDYQPIEGENISSAKKEIEDTMDTINLAFENLLDSLFEDVAMDISTDISVLQTMFAQEGLTEKNMKVRK
- a CDS encoding toxic anion resistance protein encodes the protein MNNEIPTLTFEPFDDDSSTEGGLSKDILIKEDVQIQKPVLDESMLSPEEKKMVDDFANQIDLNKSNQVLQYGVGAQKKIADFSETALNNVKTKDLGEIGEMLSGVVTELKSFEVEEEEKGFLGFFKKSSNKLTAMKAKYDKAEVNINKICEALEKNQIQLLKDIAMLDKMYELNKVYFKELSMYILAGKKKLAKVQAEELPALIEKSTISGSPEDAQAVNDLTALCNRFEKKIHDLELTRMISIQMAPQIRLVQGNDTIMAEKIQSTIVNTIPLWKSQMVLALGVTHSSQAAKAQKEVTDMTNELLRKNAETLKMATIETAKESERGIVDIETLRITNESLISTLDEVMRIQIEGRQKRKEAEIELNRIEEELKTKLLEIRG
- a CDS encoding GHKL domain-containing protein, coding for MNLLFSYCYYISLIFVIVLTGISFYKVNECFVDIKENIVFRLIAFTGLSFIVTIVIFVNDIVNVVYALIGYIGVMIICYEGSTIKKISVVMVLYPMVVSINLLGNNYDSILSRALSYKTYIIIWYFALALLWFGIYKVIKDKISYAKQYINDKTWILIDIICITPLISIVSTTIFTGFDEAYKAYLIALVCIISNVGIIFLIQYIIEGVKVRLDNQNYKLQYDYYKSLEEKQFETRKIYHDMNNHLQIIGSYIDNNDIEKAKLYFESLVEKSISYGNKVFCKNSIINAVLNNKYDLIVQNEIDCNINIAIDEKITIDDMDLCSIFANTLDNAIEASLRIKEVSQRKIIVKGRVDKGYFSYSVINNKVGDILTHKGTIVSTKEDRKYHGFGLQNIKDIVNKYRGVFDISYTGTEFSIVVIIKVK